Proteins encoded together in one Elusimicrobiota bacterium window:
- a CDS encoding saccharopine dehydrogenase NADP-binding domain-containing protein encodes MNVGVFGAGLVGSTMAKDLADEKNWKITVLDGSEKSLDKLRSDKRLALVCADLSKDAKVREVASKFDLIIGALPGFMGFKTVKSVIEAKRNIVDISFFPENSFLLDKLAKKNDVTAIVDCGVAPGCSNMLSARGVELLDSADTCICYVGGLPEVRTWPYEYKIVFSAVDVIEEYTRPARYIENNVLVTRPALSDPEFLDFEGVGTLEAFNTDGLRTLADTLKMPNMKEKTMRYPGHIEKMRVLRETGFFSKEPVQIGGASIRPLDFTAKLLFPMWKLKEGEKDFTVMRVIVEGLKNGKKTRVTYDLLDRYDDKTGNTSMARTTGYAGTVAARMFAAGVFTRKGICPPEYFGMEEKAYKFMIAGMKARNINYVEKIEEIK; translated from the coding sequence ATGAACGTAGGAGTATTCGGAGCGGGGCTTGTGGGTTCTACGATGGCGAAAGACCTGGCGGACGAAAAGAACTGGAAAATAACCGTCCTGGACGGCTCGGAAAAATCTCTCGACAAACTGCGTTCGGACAAGCGGCTGGCGCTTGTTTGCGCGGATCTGTCAAAAGATGCCAAAGTCAGGGAAGTCGCGTCCAAATTCGACCTTATCATAGGCGCGCTGCCCGGTTTTATGGGTTTTAAAACCGTCAAAAGCGTAATAGAGGCGAAGCGCAACATCGTCGATATTTCTTTTTTTCCGGAGAACTCTTTCCTGCTGGACAAGCTGGCGAAGAAAAACGACGTTACAGCTATAGTTGACTGCGGCGTGGCGCCGGGCTGCAGCAATATGCTCAGCGCGCGGGGAGTGGAACTGCTTGACAGCGCCGACACCTGCATTTGCTACGTGGGCGGGCTTCCCGAAGTGCGCACCTGGCCTTACGAGTATAAAATAGTTTTTTCCGCGGTGGATGTTATCGAGGAATACACCCGGCCCGCCCGCTATATAGAAAACAACGTTCTTGTTACAAGGCCCGCTCTTTCCGACCCCGAATTTCTTGATTTTGAGGGAGTAGGCACCCTTGAAGCGTTCAATACCGACGGGCTGCGGACGCTGGCCGACACACTGAAAATGCCCAACATGAAAGAAAAGACCATGCGGTATCCCGGGCATATAGAAAAAATGCGCGTGCTTCGGGAAACCGGATTTTTTTCAAAAGAGCCGGTCCAGATAGGGGGGGCTTCCATAAGGCCGCTTGACTTCACCGCGAAGCTGCTGTTCCCCATGTGGAAACTTAAGGAAGGCGAGAAGGATTTCACCGTGATGCGCGTTATAGTCGAGGGCCTGAAGAACGGCAAAAAAACGCGCGTAACCTACGACCTGCTTGACCGTTACGACGATAAAACCGGCAATACCTCGATGGCTCGGACAACAGGCTACGCGGGCACCGTGGCCGCAAGGATGTTCGCCGCGGGAGTGTTTACAAGAAAAGGCATCTGCCCGCCCGAATACTTCGGAATGGAAGAGAAGGCATACAAATTCATGATAGCCGGCATGAAAGCCCGCAACATAAATTATGTGGAGAAGATAGAAGAAATAAAATAA
- a CDS encoding phospholipase D-like domain-containing protein: MKLFLKILPLLTLTLNLKAAELTIAESVPEETVYGSTLTARPLEVWLAMINGAAKTLDIEEFYIATAPGEPMEQVLSAIKSAAGRGVKVRVMVDSVMMKESGAPLADLGTAANIETRVINYKKLGGGIQHSKFFVADSKSVYVGSQNFDWRSLKHIHEIGLKIESPRAAKTFETVFEADWLMAASGNKADGVKYFKSPVSAAVTPKNPEKALLNGREVSYYAAFSPKELKPQKFGAEIDELTGLIKKAKKSLSAQVMTYSLKEYGDKEKWRELDNAFREAAKRGVSVRLIFADWSMGGKGDPDIKDLSQVKNITVKISSLPQYSGGFVPFARVEHCKYLVADDKYGFISTSNWSRNYFYDTRGAAVIIAGAAAVETLNDVFYRSWNGPYVKVVDPAADYSPVKKQ, encoded by the coding sequence ATGAAGCTATTTCTTAAAATTTTACCGCTTTTAACGTTGACGCTCAATCTTAAAGCGGCTGAACTTACTATTGCGGAATCGGTTCCGGAAGAAACTGTGTACGGCTCAACTTTGACCGCGCGCCCGCTTGAAGTGTGGCTGGCAATGATAAACGGCGCGGCTAAAACTCTGGATATAGAGGAGTTTTACATAGCTACCGCGCCCGGAGAGCCCATGGAGCAGGTCCTTTCGGCCATAAAATCCGCGGCGGGGCGGGGCGTCAAAGTCCGCGTAATGGTTGACAGCGTCATGATGAAAGAATCCGGCGCACCGCTCGCGGATTTGGGTACCGCCGCCAATATCGAAACGCGCGTGATAAATTACAAAAAGCTGGGCGGCGGGATACAACACTCAAAGTTTTTCGTGGCGGATTCAAAATCCGTTTATGTGGGCAGCCAGAACTTCGACTGGCGGTCGCTTAAGCATATACACGAAATCGGCCTTAAAATAGAAAGTCCGCGCGCGGCCAAAACCTTTGAAACTGTTTTTGAGGCCGACTGGCTTATGGCCGCTTCGGGTAACAAAGCGGACGGCGTGAAATATTTTAAATCCCCCGTTTCCGCCGCCGTCACCCCGAAAAACCCGGAAAAAGCCCTTTTAAACGGCCGGGAAGTTTCTTATTACGCGGCATTCAGCCCGAAAGAACTTAAGCCGCAAAAGTTCGGCGCGGAAATAGACGAGCTGACAGGGCTTATAAAAAAAGCGAAAAAAAGCCTGTCCGCCCAGGTTATGACATATTCGCTCAAAGAGTACGGCGACAAGGAGAAATGGAGAGAGCTGGATAACGCTTTCCGAGAGGCCGCAAAAAGAGGCGTATCGGTGCGGCTTATTTTCGCCGACTGGTCCATGGGCGGCAAGGGGGACCCTGATATAAAGGACCTTTCCCAAGTTAAAAATATAACCGTCAAGATCTCTTCGCTGCCGCAATACAGCGGCGGTTTCGTGCCCTTTGCCCGGGTGGAGCATTGTAAATATCTGGTGGCCGACGATAAATACGGCTTTATCAGCACCTCCAACTGGAGCCGGAACTATTTTTACGACACCAGGGGCGCCGCCGTGATAATCGCGGGCGCCGCCGCCGTTGAAACGCTGAACGATGTTTTTTACAGATCCTGGAACGGGCCTTATGTTAAAGTCGTGGACCCGGCGGCCGATTATTCACCCGTAAAAAAGCAGTAG
- a CDS encoding M20 family metallo-hydrolase, producing the protein MKTKLLKKIESYESYAVELQRGLTAIPALSPLSGGDGEYDKALWLEGELKKLKFDSIEWINAPQKEAKNGVRPNIVARYKGKSHAKTLWLMSHLDIVPPGEAKLWKSDPYKMVVEGRNLIGRGVEDNQQATVSSILVVKAMMELNFRPEFDIALLFCADEETGSGFGADYLVDKKPGIFGKDDMFFVPDSGAEDGSAIEIAEKSIMWMKVTTHGRQCHASRPSLGINAFKAASELVVKYKSLYEKFPYTDELYEPPISTFEPTKKEANVPNVNTLPGEDVFYMDCRVMPVYQLSEVKDEMRRLAGEVEKMYGVKITFEPQQEAQAAPPTSKDAAIVKAVEKAIREVYKVEPKVMGIGGGTVAACFRRLNLPAVVYSRLNETAHQPNEYCILDNLIGDAKVFALSALILGEKH; encoded by the coding sequence ATGAAAACAAAACTGCTTAAAAAAATCGAATCCTACGAATCATATGCCGTTGAACTTCAACGGGGCCTGACCGCCATACCAGCGCTCTCCCCTTTAAGCGGCGGCGACGGCGAATACGACAAAGCCCTGTGGCTTGAAGGCGAACTGAAAAAACTCAAATTTGATTCCATAGAATGGATAAACGCTCCGCAGAAAGAAGCCAAGAACGGCGTACGCCCGAATATTGTGGCCCGTTATAAAGGCAAGAGCCATGCAAAGACCCTTTGGCTGATGTCCCATCTTGATATTGTTCCTCCGGGCGAGGCAAAACTTTGGAAATCGGACCCCTACAAAATGGTGGTGGAAGGGCGCAATCTTATAGGCCGCGGGGTGGAAGACAATCAGCAGGCCACGGTTTCAAGTATTCTCGTGGTCAAGGCCATGATGGAACTTAATTTCAGGCCGGAATTCGACATAGCCCTGCTTTTTTGCGCCGACGAGGAAACCGGCTCCGGCTTCGGGGCCGACTACCTCGTTGACAAAAAGCCGGGCATTTTCGGCAAGGACGATATGTTCTTCGTTCCCGACTCCGGCGCCGAGGACGGCTCGGCCATAGAGATAGCCGAAAAGTCCATAATGTGGATGAAAGTCACCACGCACGGAAGGCAATGTCACGCCAGCCGCCCCAGCCTGGGAATAAACGCCTTCAAAGCCGCAAGCGAACTGGTGGTAAAGTATAAGTCGCTGTATGAAAAATTCCCGTACACGGACGAATTGTACGAGCCGCCCATAAGCACCTTCGAGCCCACCAAGAAAGAAGCCAATGTGCCCAATGTGAACACCCTGCCCGGCGAAGATGTGTTCTATATGGACTGCCGCGTTATGCCGGTGTACCAGCTTTCGGAAGTTAAAGACGAAATGCGCCGCCTGGCAGGAGAAGTGGAAAAAATGTACGGCGTAAAAATAACTTTTGAGCCCCAGCAGGAAGCCCAGGCCGCCCCCCCTACCTCAAAAGACGCGGCCATAGTAAAAGCCGTGGAAAAAGCCATAAGGGAAGTTTACAAAGTGGAACCTAAAGTGATGGGTATAGGCGGCGGCACCGTGGCGGCCTGCTTCCGGCGGCTGAACCTGCCGGCTGTGGTCTATTCGCGACTCAATGAAACCGCGCACCAGCCCAATGAATACTGCATATTGGACAACCTGATAGGCGACGCCAAAGTATTCGCCCTCTCGGCCTTAATTCTGGGCGAGAAACATTAA
- a CDS encoding aromatic amino acid ammonia-lyase, whose protein sequence is MVIKVGGAALTIEDVVKVARHGEKVQLTSDALARIRKCRAMLEKKITVHEIMYGVNTGIGEFSEMVLNDEQVKQFQRYLIYNHAAGIGKPCPIEHVRAAMLGRINVHTRGYSGCRPEITMTYVEMLNKGVTPVVCEKGSVGACGDLAPMSQLALSLMGEGESFYEGARMPTKAAMEKAGIPVPGLEARDGLAAINGSNLITGMGCLEIYDAERWVKQAEITAAMTLEALLANMKPYDSRLHELRGFRGAVTTAANIRSVVAGSDLVTGKLKVKVQDAYSMRSTPQVIGAFRDHLAYARKQFEIELNGVADNPIFLAESDTVLTGANFQGTPISMPLDMVGAGVTMVCVLSERRLNRLLNPALSVGLPAFLTKGAGMFSGLMLSQYTADMLIVEQRILSAPSCIQSIPAAADQEDFVSMGMNAALKTRQILDNAQSVLAIEMIAAAQGIDFRDFSVGKGTRAAHGAIRKVVKHLDEDRPLFIDHNAMTEAVRRCEILDAVQSEIGELTNSW, encoded by the coding sequence ATGGTTATAAAAGTGGGCGGAGCCGCTCTTACGATCGAGGATGTGGTTAAAGTCGCGCGCCATGGCGAAAAAGTGCAGCTGACTTCCGACGCGCTCGCGCGCATAAGGAAATGCCGCGCCATGCTTGAGAAAAAAATTACGGTTCACGAGATAATGTACGGCGTCAACACCGGCATAGGCGAATTCTCGGAAATGGTGCTCAACGACGAGCAGGTCAAACAATTCCAGCGCTATCTGATATACAACCACGCCGCCGGAATAGGCAAGCCCTGCCCCATAGAGCATGTGCGCGCGGCGATGCTGGGCCGCATAAATGTCCACACCAGGGGCTATTCGGGCTGCCGGCCGGAAATAACTATGACCTATGTGGAAATGCTGAATAAAGGTGTTACGCCGGTGGTCTGCGAAAAGGGCAGCGTGGGTGCCTGCGGCGACCTTGCTCCCATGAGCCAGCTGGCGCTTTCGCTCATGGGCGAAGGCGAAAGTTTTTATGAGGGCGCGCGCATGCCCACCAAAGCGGCCATGGAAAAAGCCGGCATCCCCGTGCCGGGGCTGGAAGCGCGCGACGGCCTTGCCGCCATAAACGGCTCCAACCTGATAACGGGCATGGGCTGCCTTGAAATTTACGATGCCGAACGCTGGGTCAAGCAGGCGGAAATAACTGCGGCCATGACCCTTGAGGCGTTACTCGCCAACATGAAGCCGTATGACAGCCGCCTTCACGAGCTCAGGGGGTTCAGAGGCGCCGTAACTACCGCCGCCAATATACGCTCCGTGGTGGCCGGCTCCGACCTTGTTACGGGGAAACTGAAGGTGAAAGTGCAGGACGCGTATTCCATGCGTTCAACGCCCCAGGTAATAGGCGCCTTCAGGGACCATCTCGCTTACGCCCGCAAACAGTTCGAAATAGAACTTAACGGCGTGGCCGACAATCCCATTTTCCTGGCGGAAAGCGACACCGTGCTGACCGGCGCCAATTTCCAGGGGACGCCTATCAGCATGCCGCTGGATATGGTGGGCGCGGGCGTTACCATGGTCTGCGTGCTGTCCGAAAGGCGCCTGAACCGCCTGCTGAACCCGGCTTTAAGCGTGGGCTTGCCCGCGTTCCTGACCAAGGGCGCCGGGATGTTCTCCGGCTTAATGCTCAGCCAGTATACCGCGGATATGCTTATTGTAGAGCAGCGCATATTGAGCGCTCCCTCCTGCATACAGTCCATTCCCGCGGCCGCGGACCAGGAAGATTTCGTGAGCATGGGAATGAACGCCGCGCTTAAAACCAGGCAGATACTGGACAACGCGCAAAGCGTTCTGGCGATAGAAATGATAGCCGCCGCGCAGGGTATTGATTTCAGGGACTTCTCGGTGGGAAAGGGAACGCGCGCCGCCCACGGCGCCATCCGCAAGGTGGTCAAGCACCTGGACGAAGACCGCCCGCTCTTTATCGATCACAACGCCATGACCGAAGCCGTCAGGCGGTGCGAGATACTGGACGCCGTCCAGAGCGAGATAGGAGAGCTTACAAACTCCTGGTAA
- a CDS encoding phosphatase PAP2 family protein, with amino-acid sequence MNNKTILPRRLISAAFLISLAASAVVPARLFAGSAIKDLGSFAAFSGLPCISPEAVPVAPVLEAYPLGIFDKPSDKVYYISPGQVDVSQVPPAPAAGSAVDNEDLAAVRRWQVERTEAQCVAANAQANATYDEFFGEVSPFGNPGPSEVESILDKVRTDAGSIVYLQKQKYKRPRPFLRDSAITPCLNREGGYAYPSGHSTTARVFGLILSDLVPASSAKFMSYADQAALNRVIGGVHHPSDIEAGKNLGDAIYKALQQNSKFNADMNILRKDLKP; translated from the coding sequence ATGAACAACAAGACCATACTCCCCCGCAGGCTCATCTCCGCAGCTTTCCTTATATCGCTTGCCGCGTCCGCTGTTGTGCCGGCCCGGCTTTTCGCCGGCTCCGCTATTAAAGACCTCGGCTCCTTCGCCGCTTTTTCAGGGCTTCCCTGTATATCTCCGGAGGCCGTACCGGTCGCTCCGGTATTGGAAGCGTACCCGCTCGGCATCTTTGATAAACCGTCGGATAAAGTCTATTACATTTCACCCGGGCAGGTGGACGTGTCTCAGGTGCCGCCGGCCCCCGCCGCCGGTTCCGCCGTGGACAATGAAGACCTGGCTGCGGTAAGGCGCTGGCAGGTGGAGCGCACCGAGGCCCAGTGCGTGGCGGCGAACGCCCAGGCAAACGCTACCTATGACGAATTTTTTGGCGAGGTAAGCCCTTTCGGCAACCCGGGACCTTCAGAAGTGGAAAGCATATTAGATAAAGTCAGGACGGACGCCGGCTCAATAGTGTACCTTCAGAAGCAGAAATACAAGCGCCCCAGGCCTTTCCTGCGCGATTCCGCTATTACCCCCTGCCTTAACAGGGAGGGCGGTTACGCCTATCCGAGCGGCCACTCTACAACGGCCCGCGTGTTCGGGCTTATACTTTCGGATCTGGTTCCGGCCAGCTCCGCCAAATTCATGTCCTACGCCGACCAGGCCGCGCTGAATCGCGTGATAGGCGGCGTGCACCACCCTTCGGATATAGAGGCCGGCAAAAACCTGGGGGATGCCATATACAAGGCGCTGCAGCAGAACAGCAAATTCAACGCGGACATGAATATTTTGCGCAAGGACCTGAAGCCCTGA
- a CDS encoding adenylate/guanylate cyclase domain-containing protein produces the protein MGIVERLRLMLDRFWDSPAAWPLRRLRRSVAVTIGLPMLILLSSPFIIFIYGLESMPLLASFCLLPAWLVFIVFLCTEGRTVKAAAAYGRDSPEALRRAAEMLKDAGFTVTPRGDASLRAGRVYRAARVFQWVCWESEWREYPLEIIVSAKPSPGGCLLDVVSRYPLFAPIGRLGERIKALLRETTEAVAALNPAALAAADRKPVFAQGSWLRFGGMTLRIQLVLLAMSIFSIGAVILQGHVLFSNVGAEIEADRSTERLTVVQSAIFGQIDRALMNEVEKVRGMAKSGELKKGLPHLAKSLSPSAGSLPLFVGTLEDDSRVRFTLASSGGVPLPTAANDRIDYIDYADRIAAREGPLTLIRGVEGGLFYGRIVKFSAIPRDLGKKAIVLGTFLPFSELERRALPLSYPWTPSELTVWQDGRSVARIEWTDHKTVRAWKGEGAIPEEVATKMLKDREDREKKYDSDWRQFTNFFFLGNLLSADPKWEVLDEKRGDHSWLVAYNIADGQVGTGFSAISFACRNYGEIYDILRGSVWFFIIIAPLILMVVFCLGAYLSNHLTLPIFEVKDALKTITDGDLSVRMEVKRKDELGQLAAAVNTLASELQRREAVQELLGKYMSRQVAEQILREPETSSLAGTQREVSILFADVRGFTDYSERHPVGVVVQSLNEYFGVMVEVIAAHEGVLDKYIGDGLMAVFNAPHNQPDHARRAVITALEMQAALQSLNLKRAQRGEEPIAIGIGVNTGIAISGRLGSVKRMEFTVVGDTVNLASRLEHHALKGQILIGPGTFEKVRDGVDYEALGKVAVKGKREPVEVWLVKGIKPAPGNWVERAV, from the coding sequence ATGGGCATAGTTGAACGATTGCGCTTGATGCTTGATCGGTTCTGGGATAGTCCGGCGGCGTGGCCGTTGCGGCGGCTGCGCAGGTCTGTAGCCGTAACGATCGGCCTTCCCATGCTCATACTGTTGTCGTCACCCTTCATCATCTTTATCTATGGCTTGGAGTCCATGCCGCTTCTGGCGTCGTTCTGCCTTCTTCCGGCATGGTTGGTTTTTATCGTGTTTCTGTGCACGGAAGGCCGCACGGTGAAAGCCGCCGCAGCCTATGGCCGCGATTCCCCTGAGGCGCTGCGCAGGGCCGCGGAGATGCTCAAAGACGCGGGGTTCACGGTGACGCCGCGCGGCGATGCTTCTCTCAGGGCCGGCCGGGTCTACCGGGCCGCGCGGGTCTTCCAATGGGTCTGTTGGGAGTCAGAGTGGCGGGAATATCCGCTTGAGATCATCGTCTCGGCCAAGCCATCGCCGGGTGGCTGCCTCCTGGATGTGGTCTCCCGCTACCCCTTGTTCGCCCCTATCGGAAGGCTTGGCGAGAGGATCAAGGCGCTTCTTCGAGAGACGACCGAAGCGGTAGCGGCGCTCAACCCCGCGGCGCTCGCCGCGGCCGACAGGAAACCGGTTTTCGCGCAAGGTTCATGGCTGCGTTTCGGAGGGATGACCCTGCGCATCCAATTAGTCCTTTTGGCGATGAGCATCTTCTCTATCGGGGCGGTCATCTTGCAGGGCCACGTGTTGTTCAGCAATGTGGGCGCTGAGATCGAGGCGGACCGGAGCACGGAGCGCTTGACCGTGGTGCAATCGGCGATTTTCGGGCAGATCGATCGCGCGCTCATGAACGAAGTCGAGAAGGTCCGCGGCATGGCGAAATCCGGCGAGTTGAAGAAAGGCCTGCCGCACCTCGCCAAGTCCTTGTCCCCTTCCGCCGGGTCCCTGCCGCTATTCGTCGGCACGCTTGAAGACGACTCGCGGGTCCGCTTCACGCTCGCCTCGTCAGGGGGGGTGCCCTTGCCGACAGCCGCGAACGACCGGATCGACTATATCGACTATGCGGACCGGATTGCAGCAAGGGAGGGGCCTTTGACCTTGATCAGAGGTGTCGAGGGAGGCCTTTTCTACGGCCGGATCGTTAAGTTCTCCGCCATACCCCGTGACCTTGGAAAGAAGGCTATCGTGCTTGGGACTTTCCTGCCTTTTTCGGAATTGGAGCGAAGGGCCCTGCCCCTTTCTTATCCATGGACTCCGAGCGAGTTGACTGTATGGCAGGACGGCAGGTCTGTGGCGCGGATAGAATGGACGGACCACAAGACGGTGCGCGCCTGGAAAGGCGAAGGAGCTATTCCCGAAGAGGTCGCGACCAAAATGCTCAAGGACAGGGAGGACAGGGAGAAGAAATACGACAGCGATTGGAGGCAATTTACTAACTTCTTCTTTCTGGGCAATCTATTATCGGCGGATCCCAAATGGGAGGTGCTCGATGAGAAGCGGGGCGACCATTCCTGGCTTGTCGCCTACAATATCGCTGACGGCCAAGTCGGGACGGGATTCAGCGCGATCTCATTCGCTTGCCGTAATTATGGGGAGATCTACGACATCTTGAGAGGAAGCGTATGGTTTTTTATAATCATAGCACCGCTGATTCTAATGGTGGTCTTTTGTCTCGGCGCGTACCTCTCCAACCATCTGACCCTGCCTATCTTCGAGGTCAAGGACGCCCTGAAGACCATCACGGACGGCGACCTCTCGGTCCGCATGGAGGTCAAGCGCAAAGACGAACTGGGTCAGCTGGCGGCCGCCGTCAACACGCTGGCCTCGGAGCTGCAACGGCGCGAGGCGGTTCAGGAACTGCTGGGAAAATACATGTCCCGCCAGGTGGCCGAGCAGATACTGAGGGAGCCGGAGACATCCTCCCTCGCGGGGACCCAGCGCGAAGTGAGTATCCTGTTCGCGGATGTCCGGGGCTTCACAGACTACTCCGAGCGTCACCCGGTCGGCGTCGTGGTCCAGAGCCTCAACGAGTACTTCGGGGTCATGGTGGAAGTTATAGCGGCCCACGAGGGGGTGCTCGACAAATACATCGGCGACGGGCTCATGGCCGTGTTCAACGCGCCGCATAACCAGCCCGACCATGCCAGGCGCGCCGTCATCACGGCGCTCGAGATGCAGGCGGCCCTGCAGTCCCTGAATCTCAAGCGCGCCCAGCGGGGCGAAGAGCCCATCGCGATCGGCATCGGAGTCAATACGGGCATCGCCATCTCGGGCAGGCTGGGCTCGGTCAAGCGGATGGAGTTCACCGTGGTCGGGGATACGGTCAACCTGGCCTCGCGGCTCGAGCACCACGCTCTTAAGGGGCAGATCCTTATCGGCCCCGGCACCTTCGAGAAGGTCAGGGACGGGGTCGATTATGAGGCGCTGGGCAAGGTCGCGGTGAAAGGAAAGCGCGAGCCGGTCGAGGTCTGGCTGGTCAAAGGCATCAAGCCCGCGCCCGGTAACTGGGTGGAGCGGGCCGTATAG
- the ettA gene encoding energy-dependent translational throttle protein EttA, translating into MAEKPDKIIYSMVGVSKYYDKKAVLKDIYLSYFYGAKIGVLGLNGSGKSSLLRILAGLDQDFRGETVLSPGHTVGLLEQEPKLDEEKTVREVVEEGLPETMAALKEYNAINEKFSEPMSDAEMNALVEKQAKAQEKIEALDAWDVDSRLEMAMDALGCPEGATPVKIISGGEKRRVALCRLLLQKPDILLLDEPTNHLDAESVAWLEHHLREYKGTVIAVTHDRYFLDNVAGWILELDRGQGIPWKGNYSSWLEQKSDRLRVEEKAESDRQKTLKRELEWVRMSPHGRQAKSKARITAYENLLGEGGEKMAKDLEIFIPPGPRLGSLVIEAAKISKAYGDKVLMDNLSFSLPPGGIVGIIGPNGAGKSTLFKMITGSEKPDAGSFKVGETVKLAYSDQSRSSLDPGKNVWEVISGGADTVRLGKLEVNSRAYVARFNFTGQDQQKKVSELSGGERNRVHLAVMLKEGGNVLLLDEPTNDLDVNTLRALEDALENFGGCAVVISHDRWFLDRIATHMLAFEGDSSVVWFEGNFSAYEENKRERLGAAADVPHRIKYKKLTRP; encoded by the coding sequence ATGGCTGAAAAACCCGACAAGATCATTTATTCAATGGTCGGAGTAAGCAAGTATTACGATAAAAAGGCGGTGCTTAAGGATATTTATCTTTCCTACTTTTACGGCGCCAAGATCGGAGTGCTGGGGCTGAACGGCTCGGGTAAAAGCTCGCTGCTGCGCATCCTTGCCGGCCTGGATCAGGATTTCAGGGGCGAAACCGTGCTTTCCCCCGGCCACACCGTGGGACTGCTTGAACAGGAGCCGAAACTGGACGAGGAAAAAACCGTGCGCGAGGTGGTTGAGGAAGGCCTGCCCGAAACCATGGCCGCGCTTAAAGAGTATAACGCCATCAACGAAAAATTTTCCGAGCCCATGTCCGACGCGGAAATGAACGCTTTGGTGGAAAAACAGGCCAAAGCGCAGGAAAAAATAGAGGCCCTGGACGCCTGGGACGTGGATTCGCGTCTTGAAATGGCCATGGACGCGCTTGGCTGCCCGGAGGGAGCCACGCCCGTTAAAATAATTTCCGGCGGAGAAAAAAGAAGGGTGGCGCTTTGCCGGCTGCTGCTGCAAAAGCCGGATATCCTGCTTCTGGACGAACCCACGAACCATCTGGACGCCGAGTCGGTGGCCTGGCTTGAGCATCATCTGCGAGAATACAAGGGCACGGTTATAGCCGTCACCCATGACCGCTATTTCCTTGATAATGTGGCCGGTTGGATACTTGAGCTGGACCGCGGACAGGGCATACCCTGGAAAGGCAATTATTCGTCGTGGCTGGAGCAGAAAAGCGACCGCCTGCGCGTGGAGGAGAAAGCGGAAAGCGACAGGCAGAAAACTTTAAAACGCGAGCTTGAGTGGGTGCGCATGTCGCCGCACGGCCGGCAGGCCAAGTCCAAGGCCCGCATAACCGCCTACGAGAATTTGCTCGGCGAGGGCGGGGAAAAAATGGCCAAAGACCTGGAAATTTTTATTCCGCCCGGCCCCCGGCTTGGCAGTCTGGTCATTGAAGCGGCTAAGATCTCAAAAGCTTACGGCGACAAAGTGCTGATGGATAACTTAAGTTTCTCATTGCCGCCGGGCGGCATTGTGGGCATTATAGGCCCCAACGGCGCCGGAAAATCCACGCTGTTTAAAATGATAACCGGCTCCGAAAAGCCGGATGCCGGTTCTTTTAAGGTGGGGGAAACCGTGAAGCTGGCCTATTCCGACCAGTCCCGTTCCTCGCTTGATCCCGGCAAGAACGTGTGGGAAGTTATTTCAGGCGGAGCCGATACGGTGCGCCTGGGTAAACTGGAAGTGAATTCCCGCGCTTATGTGGCGCGCTTTAACTTTACCGGGCAGGACCAGCAGAAAAAAGTGAGCGAACTTTCAGGCGGCGAGCGCAACCGGGTACACCTGGCCGTGATGCTTAAAGAGGGGGGCAATGTTCTGCTTTTGGACGAGCCCACCAATGATCTGGACGTGAACACCCTGCGGGCTCTTGAAGACGCGCTTGAAAATTTCGGGGGCTGCGCCGTGGTAATAAGCCACGACCGCTGGTTTCTGGACCGCATAGCCACGCATATGCTCGCATTTGAAGGCGACAGCAGTGTGGTGTGGTTCGAGGGGAACTTCTCCGCCTATGAGGAGAACAAGCGCGAGCGCCTGGGCGCCGCGGCGGATGTGCCGCACAGGATAAAGTATAAAAAACTCACCAGACCGTAG